A single genomic interval of Gammaproteobacteria bacterium harbors:
- the apaG gene encoding Co2+/Mg2+ efflux protein ApaG produces MNENVEVSVRCEFRPESSKPAAKRYAFAYHVTISNRGPEHAQLISRHWIITDGNQRREEVRGLGVVGEQPRIPPGQAYHYSSGAVLETAVGTMEGSYRMVRDDGREFSVPIPAFRLAVPHAVN; encoded by the coding sequence ATGAACGAGAATGTAGAAGTCAGCGTGCGCTGCGAGTTCCGCCCCGAGAGTTCCAAGCCGGCGGCGAAGCGTTACGCATTTGCCTACCACGTCACGATCAGCAACCGCGGTCCCGAGCATGCGCAGCTGATCAGCCGCCACTGGATCATCACCGATGGCAACCAGCGGCGCGAGGAGGTGCGTGGCCTCGGTGTGGTCGGCGAGCAGCCGCGGATCCCGCCCGGTCAGGCTTATCATTACTCGAGCGGCGCGGTGCTGGAAACCGCAGTCGGCACCATGGAAGGGAGTTATCGCATGGTGCGCGATGACGGGCGCGAGTTCAGTGTGCCGATTCCGGCGTTCCGCCTCGCCGTGCCGCATGCCGTCAACTGA
- the radA gene encoding DNA repair protein RadA yields the protein MAKSRVVFVCQDCGSEQNKWAGQCPDCNAWNTLSQFVQAGGARAPARRGGYAGAPAEVQTLDQIDLAEVPRFSTGFSELDRVLGGGVVPGSVNLIGGQPGAGKSTLLLQAMCQLSQGMESLYVTGEESLQQVALRAHRLGLPTDKLKMLAETSVEAITKAAQQLAPRVMVIDSIQVVHCEEVPSAPGGVAQVRESAAYFTRFAKASGAAMFLVGHVTKDGTLAGPKVLEHIIDCSIMLEAEGDSRYRSLRASKNRFGAVNELGVFAMTDRGMREVRNPSAIFLSRGEEVSPGSVVMVVWEGTRPLLVEIQALVDDSMGSNPRRVAVGVDQNRLAMLLAVLHRHGGLQIGDQDVFANVVGGIKVAETSADLALLLAIVSSYRDRSLPAELVSFGEVGLSGEIRPVPSGGERLLEAAKHGFRRAIVPLANVPRKPVEGMEVVGVTSLAQALEAL from the coding sequence GTGGCGAAGTCTAGAGTGGTTTTCGTCTGCCAGGACTGCGGTTCCGAGCAGAACAAGTGGGCGGGCCAGTGCCCGGACTGCAATGCGTGGAATACGCTCAGCCAGTTCGTGCAGGCCGGCGGTGCGCGGGCGCCCGCCAGGCGTGGCGGCTATGCGGGAGCGCCGGCCGAGGTGCAGACACTCGACCAGATCGACCTTGCCGAGGTGCCGAGGTTCTCGACCGGTTTCAGCGAGCTCGACCGGGTACTCGGCGGCGGAGTCGTGCCCGGCTCGGTGAACCTGATCGGCGGGCAGCCGGGTGCCGGCAAGAGCACGCTGCTGCTCCAGGCCATGTGCCAGCTGTCGCAGGGCATGGAATCGCTGTATGTCACCGGCGAGGAGTCCCTGCAGCAGGTCGCGCTGCGCGCTCATCGGCTTGGCCTGCCCACGGACAAGCTGAAGATGCTGGCCGAAACCAGTGTCGAGGCCATCACCAAGGCCGCGCAGCAGCTGGCGCCACGGGTGATGGTGATCGATTCGATCCAGGTGGTGCACTGCGAGGAAGTCCCGTCGGCGCCGGGTGGCGTCGCGCAGGTGCGCGAGAGCGCCGCGTATTTCACCCGTTTTGCCAAGGCGAGTGGCGCCGCGATGTTCCTGGTCGGTCACGTGACCAAGGACGGCACGCTGGCTGGACCCAAGGTGCTCGAGCACATCATCGATTGCTCGATCATGCTCGAGGCCGAAGGGGATTCCCGCTACCGCTCGCTGCGCGCCAGCAAGAACCGTTTCGGCGCGGTCAACGAACTCGGGGTGTTCGCGATGACCGATCGCGGCATGCGCGAGGTGCGCAATCCCTCGGCAATATTCCTGTCGCGGGGTGAGGAAGTCTCGCCGGGCAGCGTGGTGATGGTGGTTTGGGAGGGCACGCGCCCCTTGCTGGTCGAGATCCAGGCACTGGTCGACGATAGCATGGGCAGCAACCCGCGGCGGGTCGCGGTGGGTGTGGACCAGAACCGGCTGGCGATGCTGCTGGCGGTGCTGCACCGCCATGGCGGACTGCAGATCGGGGATCAGGACGTTTTTGCCAACGTGGTCGGTGGCATCAAGGTCGCCGAGACCAGCGCCGATCTGGCCCTGTTGCTGGCGATCGTGTCGAGCTACCGGGATCGTAGCCTGCCGGCCGAGCTGGTGAGTTTTGGAGAGGTCGGACTATCCGGTGAGATTCGACCCGTTCCCAGCGGCGGTGAGCGCCTGCTCGAGGCGGCCAAGCACGGCTTTCGCCGGGCCATCGTGCCGCTGGCCAACGTGCCCCGCAAACCCGTCGAGGGCATGGAGGTGGTTGGCGTCACCAGCCTGGCCCAGGCGCTGGAGGCGTTGTAG
- a CDS encoding dienelactone hydrolase family protein, producing the protein MQQQHVDYGHAGQALQGFLARPDGDDRRPGILIAHAWGGRDEFVLDKARTLAGLGYAAFALDVYGKGVLGSGPEQNSQLMAPLLADRALLRDRLTAGLDCLRAQPGVDTGRIAIMGYCFGGLCALDLARSGADIRGAVSLHGLFVPPGLEPHPIKARVLALHGYADPMVPPQQVVDFGREMSDAGVDWQLHAYGGVLHAFTVPDANDPKLGTLYDARAARRSWCALLDFYEEIFA; encoded by the coding sequence ATGCAACAGCAACACGTCGATTACGGGCATGCCGGCCAGGCACTGCAGGGCTTCCTTGCGCGACCCGATGGTGACGACCGCAGGCCCGGCATTCTGATCGCGCATGCCTGGGGCGGGCGCGACGAGTTCGTGCTCGACAAGGCGCGCACGCTCGCCGGCCTCGGCTATGCCGCATTCGCGCTCGATGTCTACGGCAAGGGAGTGCTCGGCAGCGGGCCCGAACAAAACTCGCAATTGATGGCGCCGTTGCTGGCCGACCGCGCGCTGCTGCGCGATCGACTCACCGCGGGGCTGGATTGCCTGCGGGCACAGCCCGGAGTAGATACCGGGCGCATTGCCATCATGGGCTACTGTTTTGGCGGGCTGTGTGCGCTCGACCTGGCGCGCAGCGGTGCCGATATCCGCGGTGCGGTGTCACTGCATGGGCTGTTTGTGCCACCCGGCCTCGAGCCGCACCCGATCAAGGCGCGCGTGCTTGCCCTGCACGGCTACGCCGACCCGATGGTGCCACCACAGCAGGTGGTGGATTTTGGCCGCGAAATGAGCGATGCCGGGGTCGACTGGCAACTCCACGCCTACGGCGGCGTGCTGCACGCCTTTACCGTGCCCGACGCCAACGACCCCAAGCTGGGGACACTCTACGATGCGCGTGCCGCACGCCGCTCGTGGTGTGCACTGCTTGATTTCTACGAGGAAATCTTTGCCTGA
- the pyk gene encoding pyruvate kinase, with the protein MRKTKIICTIGPATSSYEMLERLYNAGMNIVRLNMSHGDHASHERIIKAIRTLNRKVKYTIPVMLDTQGPEIRTGHLSASLDLREGEEITIVVRGADDVEESSIQIDYADIIQAVSVGDKITVDNGLINLEVLSKQERVMRCRVIDGGFLKSKSHVNLPGVRVNLPAITEKDRHDIAFGMEQEVDFIALSFVREAKDVRELREFLGAKAGKIKIIAKIEDQEGVRNLDEIVREADGIMVARGDLGVEVNFYELPNIQRRIVRACAEQGKRVIVATHLLESMIQNPVPTRAEVTDVANAVYEEADAVMLSGETTIGKYPVKCVEYLDRICQAVEPQRGLQFTEKLVLTEQKQSLAASAAHLAELVSARGIVVITRRGRMASFVTNCHPFTPTVFAFSNDSRTRRQLALNRGVYAFRSNFSNNPEKTLANAFAILVEREGFSAGDKVVVISDILEGAGVEAIHVREVPALDAAMLAAAKKADR; encoded by the coding sequence ATGCGCAAGACCAAGATCATCTGCACCATCGGCCCGGCCACCAGTTCCTACGAGATGCTGGAGCGGCTCTACAACGCCGGAATGAATATCGTGCGGCTCAATATGTCTCACGGCGATCATGCCTCGCACGAGCGCATCATCAAGGCCATCCGCACCCTGAATCGCAAGGTCAAGTACACGATCCCGGTGATGCTCGACACCCAGGGACCGGAGATCCGCACCGGCCACCTGTCGGCCAGCCTCGACCTGCGCGAGGGCGAGGAAATCACGATCGTCGTGCGTGGCGCCGATGATGTCGAGGAGAGCTCGATACAGATCGATTATGCCGACATCATCCAGGCGGTGAGCGTGGGTGACAAGATCACGGTCGACAACGGACTGATCAATCTCGAGGTGCTGAGCAAGCAGGAGCGGGTGATGCGCTGCCGCGTGATCGACGGCGGTTTCCTGAAGAGCAAGAGTCACGTGAACCTGCCGGGAGTGCGGGTCAACCTGCCGGCCATCACCGAGAAAGACCGCCACGACATCGCCTTCGGAATGGAACAGGAGGTGGATTTCATCGCCCTGTCGTTCGTGCGCGAGGCCAAGGACGTGCGCGAGTTGCGCGAATTCCTCGGCGCGAAGGCCGGCAAGATCAAGATCATCGCCAAGATCGAGGACCAGGAGGGGGTGCGCAATCTCGACGAGATCGTGCGCGAGGCCGATGGCATCATGGTCGCGCGCGGGGATCTCGGTGTTGAAGTGAATTTCTACGAATTGCCCAATATCCAGCGCCGTATCGTGCGCGCTTGCGCCGAGCAGGGCAAGCGGGTGATCGTGGCCACGCACCTGCTCGAATCGATGATCCAGAACCCGGTGCCGACGCGCGCCGAGGTGACTGATGTGGCCAATGCGGTCTATGAAGAGGCGGACGCCGTCATGCTCTCGGGCGAGACCACCATCGGCAAGTATCCGGTCAAGTGCGTGGAATACCTCGATCGCATCTGCCAGGCCGTCGAGCCGCAGCGCGGGCTGCAGTTCACCGAAAAACTGGTGCTGACCGAGCAGAAGCAAAGCCTCGCGGCCAGCGCCGCACATCTCGCGGAGCTGGTCTCGGCACGCGGCATCGTGGTGATCACCCGCCGTGGCCGGATGGCAAGTTTCGTGACCAATTGCCACCCGTTCACCCCGACGGTGTTCGCTTTTTCCAATGACAGCCGCACCCGTCGGCAACTTGCGCTGAATCGCGGCGTATACGCGTTTCGCAGCAACTTCAGCAACAATCCGGAGAAGACCCTCGCCAATGCGTTCGCCATCCTGGTCGAGCGCGAGGGCTTCAGTGCCGGCGACAAGGTGGTGGTGATCTCGGATATTCTCGAGGGTGCCGGCGTCGAGGCGATCCATGTGCGGGAAGTGCCAGCGCTGGACGCTGCCATGCTGGCCGCGGCAAAAAAGGCGGATAGATGA